In a single window of the Pseudomonas sp. B21-015 genome:
- a CDS encoding glycerophosphodiester phosphodiesterase yields MPVTFTQSALLLSLMLGLGQAQAASEPSPTALATRQGIPHPAVIAHRGASFDAPESTAAAYKLARDLGADYLEMDLQRSKDGVLFALHDNNLQRTTDVATKFPERKDSPANEFTLAELKTLDAGSWFNAAYPDRARPSYAGLKILTLDEIIDIAQGNPLHKPGLYIETKEPKQFPGIERDLKDKLQDRGWLSPTGSKLAKSDLAVGQGKGKVVLQTFEKSSLELLEKEMPKVPKILLLWVGEGSIEPKSKVTFAESGDKDKATYYARQEPKDKAEFQQWVEYAKAQGAIGTGPSAALTKGGDQSYSDLVKPWMNQYTHDQGLLVHVYTIDDAVDYQKVADAGVDGIFTNRASELLKFYKRPAAASVTQLLQNNGY; encoded by the coding sequence ATGCCTGTTACCTTCACCCAAAGCGCCCTGTTGCTGAGCCTGATGCTCGGCCTCGGCCAGGCACAGGCCGCCAGCGAGCCAAGCCCCACCGCACTGGCGACCCGCCAGGGCATTCCGCACCCGGCGGTGATCGCCCACCGCGGCGCATCCTTCGATGCACCGGAATCCACTGCCGCGGCCTACAAACTGGCCCGCGACCTGGGCGCCGATTACCTGGAAATGGACCTGCAACGCAGCAAGGATGGCGTGCTGTTTGCCCTGCACGACAACAACCTGCAACGCACCACCGACGTCGCCACCAAGTTCCCTGAACGCAAGGACAGCCCGGCCAACGAATTCACCCTCGCCGAACTCAAAACCCTGGATGCCGGCAGCTGGTTCAACGCCGCTTACCCGGATCGCGCGCGTCCGAGCTACGCGGGTCTGAAGATCCTGACCCTGGACGAAATCATCGACATCGCCCAAGGCAATCCCCTGCACAAGCCTGGCCTGTACATCGAAACCAAAGAGCCGAAGCAGTTTCCCGGCATCGAGCGCGACCTCAAGGACAAACTCCAGGATCGCGGCTGGCTGAGCCCGACCGGTTCGAAACTGGCGAAGAGCGATCTGGCGGTTGGCCAGGGTAAAGGCAAGGTGGTGCTGCAGACCTTCGAGAAAAGCAGCCTCGAACTGCTCGAGAAGGAAATGCCGAAAGTGCCGAAAATCCTGCTGCTGTGGGTAGGCGAAGGCAGCATCGAGCCGAAATCCAAAGTGACGTTCGCCGAGTCCGGTGACAAGGACAAAGCGACTTACTACGCCAGACAGGAACCGAAAGACAAAGCCGAATTCCAGCAATGGGTCGAGTACGCCAAGGCCCAGGGCGCTATCGGTACCGGTCCTTCGGCCGCGCTGACCAAGGGTGGCGATCAGAGTTATTCGGACCTGGTGAAACCGTGGATGAACCAGTACACCCACGATCAGGGCTTGCTGGTGCACGTCTACACCATCGACGATGCCGTGGATTATCAGAAAGTGGCGGATGCCGGCGTCGATGGCATCTTCACCAACCGCGCCAGCGAACTGCTGAAGTTCTATAAGCGTCCGGCGGCGGCGAGCGTTACGCAGTTGTTGCAGAACAACGGTTATTGA
- a CDS encoding DUF2025 family protein: protein MRITSELICQAADQLKGFVGLNRKTGRYIVRFSEDAFGMDVADDGIIPAREFVWAPGPAQTMTLKRELIQLLLDQNIDDRISITEPLRVYMNRREVPEISAVRRLVQS, encoded by the coding sequence ATGCGCATCACTTCCGAACTCATCTGCCAGGCCGCCGACCAACTCAAAGGCTTTGTCGGCCTCAATCGCAAGACCGGCCGCTACATCGTGCGCTTCAGCGAAGACGCCTTCGGCATGGACGTGGCCGACGACGGCATCATCCCCGCCCGTGAGTTCGTCTGGGCCCCCGGCCCCGCGCAGACCATGACGCTCAAGCGCGAGCTGATCCAGCTGCTGCTGGACCAAAACATCGACGACCGGATCAGCATAACTGAGCCGTTGCGGGTGTACATGAACCGGCGGGAAGTGCCGGAAATCTCGGCGGTGAGGCGTCTGGTGCAGAGCTGA
- a CDS encoding antibiotic biosynthesis monooxygenase: protein MIAQAPETPYYAVIFTSLRTDGDHGYEQAAERMVELAREQPGFLGVESARGVDGLGITVSYWASEAAILAWKHHPEHSVIRERGRSTWYSACHTRVCRVERAYLFEQ, encoded by the coding sequence TTGATCGCCCAGGCACCTGAAACGCCTTACTACGCGGTGATTTTCACCTCGCTGCGCACCGACGGCGATCACGGTTATGAACAGGCCGCCGAACGCATGGTGGAACTGGCCCGCGAACAACCCGGCTTCCTTGGCGTGGAATCGGCCCGGGGTGTGGATGGGCTCGGGATTACGGTGTCTTACTGGGCCAGCGAAGCGGCGATTCTGGCCTGGAAACACCACCCCGAGCACAGCGTGATTCGGGAACGTGGGCGGTCGACCTGGTATTCGGCGTGTCATACGCGGGTGTGCAGGGTTGAGCGGGCGTATCTGTTTGAGCAGTAA
- a CDS encoding CTP synthase, protein METSAIRIALIGDHDPQVTAHQAIPVALGMAAEHSGRNIQVQWLATDCINAETPLSDFDGFWCVPASPYRDMDGASRAIRFAREQRRPFLGTCGGFQHAVLEFARNVLGWKDAEHGETSPEATRALLTPLTCALVEAVDSIHLVEGSLIAKAYENTEIREGYRCRYGVNPEFERELLKQQLHAVGHDSAGDLRAVELKDHPFFVATLFQPERAALKGLLPPLVRALIEACARQKP, encoded by the coding sequence ATGGAAACCAGCGCCATTCGCATCGCCCTGATCGGCGATCACGACCCTCAAGTCACCGCCCATCAAGCCATCCCCGTCGCCCTCGGCATGGCCGCCGAACACTCAGGCAGGAACATACAGGTCCAATGGCTGGCCACCGACTGCATCAACGCCGAGACGCCACTGAGTGACTTCGATGGTTTCTGGTGCGTACCCGCCAGCCCTTATCGCGACATGGATGGCGCGTCACGGGCGATCCGTTTTGCCCGGGAACAGCGGCGACCGTTCCTCGGCACGTGTGGCGGTTTTCAGCACGCGGTACTCGAATTCGCCCGTAACGTTCTGGGCTGGAAAGATGCCGAACACGGCGAGACATCGCCCGAGGCGACGCGGGCGTTACTCACGCCGCTGACCTGCGCGCTGGTGGAGGCCGTCGACAGCATTCATTTGGTTGAAGGTTCGTTGATCGCCAAGGCGTACGAAAATACTGAGATCCGTGAGGGATATCGCTGCCGTTATGGTGTGAATCCTGAGTTTGAACGGGAGCTATTGAAGCAACAGCTACATGCGGTTGGCCACGATTCGGCGGGGGACCTGCGGGCGGTGGAGCTAAAAGATCATCCGTTCTTTGTCGCGACACTGTTCCAGCCGGAACGCGCCGCGCTCAAGGGCTTGCTGCCGCCGTTGGTCAGGGCGTTGATTGAAGCCTGTGCGAGGCAAAAACCTTGA
- a CDS encoding LysR family transcriptional regulator codes for MLIPGAHYRLAFTQSILALSQVINASMHYRLDYPDLSLILALVRGGSLARASALLKVDVSTVFRAVRRLEAALGQQLFDKSRAGYLPTTLAQTLAEQAERAEQALEAARIGVEQGGEVISGTVRLTCTDSVLQSLLLPALARFMPSYPALTLELCTSNDFANLSRRDADIALRLTRTPPEHLVGRRLADISYRVCASSTYLQSVDSHDLASLTWIAPDDFLPDHPTVAWRRQQLPGVTPGYRCNSMLSVTELVRAGLGVAALPDFLIGDGLQPLTEPLHGYDTALWLLTRPDCRALRSVVTLFDELGQALKLP; via the coding sequence TTGTTGATTCCTGGTGCCCACTATAGATTGGCGTTCACGCAATCAATATTGGCGTTATCCCAAGTGATCAATGCATCGATGCACTATCGGCTGGACTACCCGGATCTGTCCCTGATTCTCGCTTTGGTGCGCGGCGGCTCTCTGGCCCGGGCCTCGGCGTTGTTGAAGGTCGATGTCTCGACGGTGTTTCGCGCCGTCCGCCGACTGGAAGCAGCGCTGGGCCAGCAACTGTTCGACAAGAGCCGCGCCGGTTACTTGCCCACCACGCTGGCGCAGACTTTGGCCGAGCAGGCTGAGCGTGCCGAACAAGCGCTGGAGGCGGCGCGCATTGGCGTGGAGCAGGGCGGTGAGGTCATCAGTGGCACCGTGCGCCTGACCTGCACCGATTCGGTCCTGCAAAGTCTGCTGTTGCCGGCGCTGGCGCGGTTCATGCCGTCTTACCCGGCGCTGACCCTTGAACTCTGCACCTCCAACGACTTTGCCAACCTCAGCCGCCGCGATGCCGACATCGCCTTGCGGCTGACCCGTACGCCGCCCGAGCATTTGGTTGGCCGGCGTCTGGCGGACATTTCCTACCGGGTTTGTGCCAGTTCGACCTATCTGCAATCGGTCGATTCCCACGATCTGGCCTCATTGACCTGGATCGCCCCGGACGACTTTCTGCCCGATCACCCCACTGTTGCGTGGCGGCGTCAGCAATTGCCTGGCGTAACACCCGGTTACCGCTGCAACAGCATGTTGTCGGTGACCGAGTTGGTGCGGGCCGGGCTGGGCGTCGCGGCGTTACCGGACTTTCTGATCGGTGACGGACTGCAACCGTTGACCGAGCCTTTGCACGGTTATGACACCGCGCTGTGGTTGCTGACCCGCCCGGACTGCCGCGCGTTGCGCTCGGTGGTCACGTTGTTCGATGAGTTGGGGCAGGCGCTGAAGTTGCCTTGA
- a CDS encoding DUF1003 domain-containing protein: protein MSTPTRETEATAPVDHLRFHRPHAHLAPTFGTDRFALRAEAFARFFGTPTFLGAQTLMVVIWMYLNLSGITHFDMYPFILLNLAFSLQAAYAAPLILLAQTRQAARDKAQSDADARHREALAVANSERQAQAAQTTAQLMELLEQNTRLTEITKTLTERVESLTSQIHQHFVGNEPPKA from the coding sequence ATGAGCACTCCGACCCGCGAAACCGAAGCCACCGCCCCTGTCGATCACCTGCGTTTCCATCGCCCTCACGCTCACCTGGCACCTACTTTTGGTACCGACCGTTTTGCCCTGCGCGCTGAGGCCTTTGCACGGTTCTTCGGCACGCCGACCTTCCTCGGCGCCCAGACCCTGATGGTGGTGATCTGGATGTACCTGAACCTGTCCGGTATAACCCATTTCGATATGTACCCGTTCATCCTGCTCAACCTGGCGTTCAGCCTGCAAGCGGCCTATGCCGCACCGCTGATTTTGCTGGCCCAGACACGCCAGGCCGCGCGGGACAAAGCCCAGTCAGACGCCGATGCGCGACACCGTGAAGCCTTGGCCGTCGCCAACAGTGAACGTCAGGCCCAGGCTGCGCAAACCACCGCGCAACTGATGGAGTTGCTGGAACAAAACACCCGGCTCACCGAAATCACCAAGACCCTGACCGAGCGTGTCGAAAGCCTGACGTCGCAAATACATCAACACTTCGTAGGCAACGAGCCACCGAAGGCGTGA
- a CDS encoding TetR/AcrR family transcriptional regulator translates to MTAPQRLTDRKREAIIQAAIAEFRANGFDITSMDKIAATAGVSKRTVYNHFPSKEELFAEILNQLWARVTAVQETAYRPDLPLRDQLRLMLQTKLQMLADENFLDLARVAIAATIHSPERAQNMVARMGEREENLTVWIRAAQADGRLKPAAPELAAQQVQGLLKSFAFWPQISMGQPGLSPEMQHTVVESALDMFLACYER, encoded by the coding sequence ATGACAGCTCCACAGCGCCTCACCGACCGTAAACGCGAAGCCATCATCCAGGCGGCGATTGCCGAATTCCGTGCCAACGGTTTCGACATCACCAGCATGGACAAGATCGCCGCCACCGCTGGCGTGTCGAAGCGCACGGTGTACAACCACTTCCCGAGCAAGGAAGAGTTGTTTGCCGAAATCCTCAATCAATTATGGGCGCGCGTGACGGCCGTACAGGAAACGGCCTACCGCCCTGACCTGCCCTTGCGCGATCAGTTGCGTCTGATGTTGCAGACGAAACTGCAGATGCTGGCCGATGAGAATTTTCTCGACCTGGCGCGGGTGGCGATCGCCGCCACCATCCATTCTCCCGAGCGTGCGCAAAACATGGTCGCCCGAATGGGTGAGCGCGAAGAAAACCTGACGGTGTGGATTCGCGCCGCCCAGGCCGATGGTCGATTGAAACCGGCCGCGCCTGAGCTCGCCGCGCAACAGGTCCAGGGATTGCTCAAGTCCTTTGCGTTCTGGCCACAGATCTCCATGGGCCAGCCAGGCCTGTCGCCCGAGATGCAGCACACCGTGGTGGAGTCGGCGCTGGACATGTTCCTGGCCTGTTATGAGCGCTGA
- a CDS encoding MBL fold metallo-hydrolase has protein sequence MTTSTSPTDNASTPEASRQAQGQYRNHVPVQREGFRKTLRILWNFIFHKPHDTRPSAPVPVQTLTQAALIAAPNHSVYRLGHSTVLLKLRDKFWITDPVFAERASPVQWAGPKRFHQPPISLEDLPPIEAVILSHDHYDHLDYQAVLKLADKTRYFLTPLGVGDTLIKWGVDASKVRQLDWWQGTEVDGLQFVATPSQHFSGRGLFDGNSTLWASWVMIDGDTRIFFSGDSGYFDGFKRIGEQHGPFDLTLMETGAYNVEWPHVHMQPEQTLQAHIDLKGRWLLPIHNGTFDLSMHAWYEPFDRILALAWERNVSITTPRMGEAFNVMYPQRGHTWWLGLEGASDQATVQNA, from the coding sequence ATGACCACCTCAACTTCCCCAACGGATAATGCCTCAACGCCTGAAGCGTCTCGACAGGCTCAAGGGCAGTACCGAAACCATGTGCCCGTGCAGCGCGAAGGCTTTCGCAAAACCTTGCGCATCCTGTGGAACTTCATCTTCCACAAACCGCATGACACCCGGCCGTCGGCCCCCGTCCCGGTGCAAACCCTGACCCAGGCAGCGTTGATCGCCGCGCCCAACCACAGTGTCTATCGTCTCGGCCACTCCACGGTACTGCTCAAGCTGCGGGACAAATTCTGGATCACCGATCCGGTCTTCGCCGAACGTGCCTCGCCAGTGCAATGGGCCGGCCCCAAGCGTTTCCACCAACCACCGATCAGCCTCGAAGACCTGCCGCCGATTGAAGCGGTGATCCTGTCCCACGATCACTACGACCACCTCGATTATCAGGCCGTGCTCAAACTGGCGGACAAGACCCGTTACTTCCTCACACCGCTGGGCGTGGGCGACACCCTGATCAAGTGGGGCGTCGACGCCAGCAAAGTGCGACAACTGGATTGGTGGCAGGGCACCGAGGTCGATGGCCTTCAATTCGTCGCCACACCTTCGCAACACTTTTCCGGGCGTGGCCTGTTTGACGGCAACAGCACCCTTTGGGCGTCGTGGGTGATGATCGACGGCGACACGCGAATCTTCTTCAGCGGCGACAGCGGCTACTTCGACGGCTTCAAACGCATCGGCGAACAGCACGGCCCGTTCGACCTGACGCTCATGGAAACCGGCGCTTACAACGTCGAGTGGCCACACGTGCACATGCAGCCCGAGCAAACCCTGCAAGCGCACATCGACCTTAAAGGGCGCTGGTTGCTGCCGATCCATAACGGCACCTTCGACCTGTCGATGCACGCCTGGTACGAACCCTTCGACCGTATTCTGGCGTTGGCCTGGGAGCGGAACGTGTCGATCACCACGCCGCGGATGGGCGAGGCGTTCAATGTGATGTACCCGCAACGTGGTCACACTTGGTGGCTGGGATTGGAAGGTGCAAGTGATCAGGCAACAGTGCAGAACGCTTGA
- a CDS encoding XRE family transcriptional regulator → MRAKAEYVMKIGMLLETGRLSQAEAAHRLGLSEEELNEILRGECCDLTVAKISEYTNLLLDERR, encoded by the coding sequence ATGCGGGCCAAAGCCGAATACGTTATGAAGATAGGCATGCTCCTCGAAACCGGTCGGTTGAGTCAGGCTGAGGCTGCCCATCGGCTCGGATTGTCTGAGGAGGAACTGAACGAAATACTCCGTGGAGAATGTTGCGATCTGACCGTGGCAAAAATCTCGGAATATACAAACCTGTTACTGGACGAACGCAGATAA
- a CDS encoding helix-turn-helix transcriptional regulator, whose protein sequence is MASLAMKITLERIALFQFTPAHCAQARAMLGWSVEELSEESGVSIDAIQRFEAERDVLDVTRLALAYRFESQGLAFFPGFAPGRGMNVKGSTPDPVGRADYAMVE, encoded by the coding sequence ATGGCCTCTCTTGCGATGAAAATCACCCTGGAACGTATCGCCCTCTTCCAGTTCACCCCCGCCCACTGCGCCCAGGCCCGAGCGATGCTGGGCTGGAGTGTGGAAGAGTTGTCTGAGGAATCCGGGGTTTCCATTGATGCCATTCAGCGATTCGAGGCGGAGCGAGATGTGCTGGATGTCACCCGGCTGGCGTTGGCGTATCGGTTTGAATCGCAAGGTTTGGCGTTTTTCCCGGGGTTTGCACCGGGGAGAGGGATGAACGTGAAGGGGTCGACACCGGATCCGGTGGGGCGGGCGGATTATGCGATGGTTGAGTGA